The Hydrogenobacter thermophilus TK-6 genome window below encodes:
- a CDS encoding efflux RND transporter periplasmic adaptor subunit — protein MKIRWILLTSIILVSCTKEEKKAEKHEKPQSAQAVQVVFENVPDFVEATGLVQPDKDGTVKITARSAGTLQSIKVQVGDRVKRGQVLAVVKSPDTTDLYAQKLSLSAQLAQAERLFKLKKELYQVGAIPKSELMDAETNYQVLKAQLRGIEEKLKILGGGMGTSNIVSPMDGVVYQISAHVGDAVDQATDILSIVNPSKVVLTALVHDRDLPKIKVGERVEFFVSTYPHKKFEGRVKYVSDVEDPDTHTVKVYIEPTEREPFKINMFFNIRILAGQKPYALIPKKALLYQNGKFYVYLLKEGRIIKKEVNFVKELEDGRVAVMGVEEGQKVLSNPILEVTP, from the coding sequence ATGAAGATTAGATGGATTTTACTCACCTCTATCATCCTTGTTTCGTGTACAAAAGAAGAGAAAAAGGCGGAAAAACACGAAAAGCCTCAGAGTGCCCAAGCGGTGCAGGTGGTTTTTGAAAATGTCCCTGACTTTGTGGAGGCAACAGGACTTGTCCAGCCAGATAAAGATGGTACTGTAAAGATAACTGCACGCAGTGCTGGAACTCTTCAAAGTATAAAGGTGCAGGTGGGGGATCGCGTAAAGAGGGGTCAAGTACTGGCAGTGGTAAAATCACCAGACACTACCGATTTGTACGCTCAAAAGCTATCTCTTTCTGCACAGCTTGCGCAGGCGGAAAGACTTTTTAAGCTCAAAAAAGAGCTCTATCAAGTAGGCGCAATACCCAAGAGCGAGCTCATGGATGCGGAAACCAACTACCAAGTGTTAAAGGCTCAGCTTAGAGGTATTGAGGAAAAGCTTAAGATCCTTGGCGGTGGTATGGGGACAAGCAACATAGTCTCACCAATGGATGGGGTTGTCTATCAAATAAGTGCCCATGTAGGTGATGCGGTAGACCAGGCTACTGATATTTTAAGCATAGTGAACCCCTCAAAAGTTGTTTTGACTGCGCTGGTCCACGACAGAGACCTACCAAAGATAAAGGTAGGGGAAAGAGTTGAGTTTTTCGTAAGCACCTACCCTCATAAGAAGTTTGAGGGAAGGGTCAAGTATGTGAGCGATGTGGAAGACCCGGACACCCACACAGTAAAAGTCTATATAGAACCCACCGAAAGAGAGCCTTTCAAGATAAACATGTTCTTTAACATAAGGATACTCGCTGGCCAAAAGCCTTACGCATTGATACCCAAAAAAGCTTTGCTTTACCAAAACGGTAAGTTCTATGTTTACCTGCTAAAGGAAGGCAGAATCATAAAGAAGGAAGTTAATTTTGTAAAGGAGTTAGAAGATGGAAGAGTAGCTGTGATGGGCGTTGAGGAAGGTCAAAAAGTGCTTTCAAACCCCATACTGGAGGTAACTCCTTGA
- a CDS encoding TolC family protein has product MSFLMLLILLGFAFSEEVRWVQALKLLREKSYDSKIYLYEVKKSEGAYIQSGLFQNPTLSVNYTGLNFGKNILYDTGNTLFSIRVDQPIELGNKRNYRKLSALHQLKATEYQREDVLRGLSLGLNDVYFQALSDKAYLEYLQQDLADFRKVLKIQESKQKLGFLSLIDLMKLQLYESDLENTLTRAKATYKKDLKELGFYLGGGEYEPAKVEENPKDVKLEELIEKAIQKRESIKALQEQIKSADYQIQLLKAYRIPDISVGVEYDAFGVKYKPGVGFGFSLNLPIFDIRQGDLLTALATKQQLLISLKKEEANIRKDISIAFENYQSSKRIYNSYLEKKSLMDDLLERTKKAYLLGGISTLDFLDTLRTYRAFMYAFLQARYQYLQSYYRLRILAEESYED; this is encoded by the coding sequence ATGAGCTTTCTTATGCTCCTCATTCTTCTGGGCTTTGCTTTCTCTGAGGAAGTAAGATGGGTTCAAGCCCTCAAGCTCCTGAGAGAAAAGAGTTACGATTCAAAAATCTACTTGTACGAGGTGAAAAAGAGTGAGGGAGCGTATATTCAGTCAGGACTTTTCCAGAATCCTACTCTTTCGGTAAATTACACGGGGCTTAATTTTGGAAAAAATATACTTTACGACACGGGTAATACGCTATTTTCCATAAGAGTTGACCAGCCTATAGAGTTGGGAAATAAAAGAAATTACAGGAAACTATCCGCTTTACATCAATTGAAAGCTACTGAGTACCAGAGGGAGGATGTTCTCAGGGGTCTCAGTTTGGGACTCAATGACGTTTACTTTCAGGCACTATCCGATAAAGCCTACCTTGAATACTTACAACAGGACCTTGCAGACTTTAGAAAAGTATTGAAAATACAAGAAAGCAAACAGAAGCTGGGGTTTCTCAGTCTTATAGACCTTATGAAGCTCCAGCTTTATGAGTCAGACCTTGAGAATACGCTTACGCGGGCCAAAGCTACCTATAAAAAGGATCTCAAAGAGCTTGGCTTTTACTTAGGTGGGGGTGAGTACGAGCCTGCAAAGGTAGAAGAAAATCCGAAGGATGTGAAACTTGAGGAACTCATTGAGAAAGCTATTCAGAAGCGTGAAAGTATTAAGGCACTGCAGGAACAGATCAAGTCCGCAGATTACCAGATCCAGCTTCTGAAAGCTTACAGAATTCCAGATATCTCCGTAGGTGTAGAGTACGATGCCTTTGGTGTTAAGTACAAACCGGGTGTGGGTTTTGGTTTTTCCCTCAACCTTCCCATCTTTGATATAAGACAAGGCGATCTTCTAACTGCTTTGGCTACAAAGCAGCAACTGCTGATTTCTTTAAAAAAAGAAGAGGCAAACATCAGGAAGGATATTTCTATAGCTTTTGAAAATTACCAGTCAAGCAAAAGGATTTATAACTCTTATCTTGAAAAGAAAAGCTTGATGGATGACCTGCTGGAAAGAACCAAAAAAGCTTATCTGCTGGGTGGCATTTCCACGCTGGACTTTCTGGATACCTTACGCACATATAGGGCTTTTATGTACGCTTTCTTGCAAGCTCGCTATCAGTATCTTCAGAGCTATTACAGACTAAGAATCCTTGCAGAGGAAAGCTATGAAGATTAG
- a CDS encoding radical SAM protein, whose translation MTYPSYLNLTEQEWKERIEKALSMLEECRVCPHNCGVNRLKGELGYCKTGRYAVVDAYFPHLGEEKPIRGRRGSGTVFFSYCNMRCAYCQNYVISHLGEGRESKPEELAHMFLKLQSLGCHNINLVSPSHMVPQILEALYIAVKKGLRLPIVYNTSSFDGLESLRLLDGIVDIYLADFKYSDNKVGKKYSKVKNYFDTAINAIKEMHRQVGDLETDEEGIAKRGLMVRHLVLPNSIAGTEKVMEELRKISPNMAVNVMNQYMPYYKAFDYPELSRRINTEEYRQAMEYAKGFKLVLD comes from the coding sequence ATGACCTATCCATCTTACCTAAACCTGACAGAGCAAGAGTGGAAAGAAAGGATAGAAAAGGCTTTGAGTATGTTAGAAGAGTGCAGAGTCTGTCCGCATAACTGTGGTGTAAACAGATTAAAGGGTGAGCTGGGATACTGTAAAACAGGGAGGTATGCTGTTGTAGATGCCTACTTCCCTCATTTGGGTGAAGAGAAGCCTATAAGAGGCAGAAGAGGGTCGGGAACTGTTTTTTTCTCTTACTGCAATATGAGATGCGCATACTGCCAAAACTACGTTATATCCCATCTGGGAGAAGGAAGGGAGTCAAAGCCAGAGGAATTGGCACATATGTTTTTAAAGCTTCAAAGCTTGGGCTGTCATAACATAAATTTGGTCAGCCCTTCCCATATGGTGCCTCAGATATTGGAGGCTCTGTACATTGCAGTAAAAAAGGGTCTTAGGTTGCCCATCGTTTATAACACATCTTCCTTTGATGGCCTTGAAAGTCTCAGACTTCTTGACGGCATTGTAGACATATACCTTGCGGACTTTAAGTACTCAGACAACAAGGTGGGAAAGAAATACTCTAAGGTGAAAAATTACTTTGATACTGCTATAAATGCTATAAAAGAAATGCATAGACAGGTAGGCGACCTTGAAACTGATGAGGAAGGTATAGCAAAGAGGGGCTTGATGGTGAGGCACCTCGTCCTTCCCAACAGTATAGCAGGTACAGAAAAAGTCATGGAGGAGCTCAGAAAAATATCTCCCAATATGGCAGTGAATGTAATGAACCAATACATGCCCTATTACAAAGCTTTTGATTATCCCGAACTTTCAAGAAGAATAAACACAGAGGAATACAGGCAGGCAATGGAATATGCAAAAGGCTTCAAGCTGGTATTAGACTAA
- a CDS encoding superoxide dismutase: MAVHKLQPKDHLKPSDLRGISNEQIEPHFEAHYKGYVTKYNEIQEKLADLNFSDRSKANQNYSEYRELKVEETFNYMGVILHELYFGHLKPQGEPSEALKKKVEEDFGSWDACIQEIKAAGIAFRGWAILGLDIFSGRLVVNGLDAHNVYNYTGLIPIIVLDTYEHAYYVDQKNKRPPYIDAFLQSLNWDVINERFEKAMKAYEVLKDFVK, translated from the coding sequence ATGGCAGTTCATAAGCTGCAGCCCAAGGATCACTTAAAGCCTTCAGACCTTAGAGGTATATCCAACGAGCAGATAGAACCCCACTTTGAAGCTCATTACAAAGGCTATGTGACAAAATACAACGAGATTCAGGAAAAGCTTGCGGACCTTAATTTCTCAGACAGAAGTAAAGCCAACCAGAACTACTCCGAGTACAGGGAACTAAAAGTGGAGGAAACTTTTAACTACATGGGGGTTATACTCCACGAGCTTTACTTTGGACATCTAAAACCGCAGGGGGAGCCTTCCGAAGCTCTCAAGAAAAAAGTAGAAGAGGACTTTGGCTCCTGGGATGCCTGTATTCAGGAAATAAAAGCTGCGGGTATAGCTTTCAGAGGTTGGGCAATTTTGGGACTTGACATCTTCTCTGGCAGGCTCGTAGTAAACGGCTTGGATGCTCACAATGTTTACAATTACACGGGGCTTATACCCATTATAGTGCTTGACACATACGAACATGCTTACTATGTGGATCAGAAAAACAAGAGGCCTCCTTATATAGACGCCTTCCTTCAGAGTCTCAACTGGGATGTCATAAACGAAAGATTTGAGAAGGCTATGAAAGCTTACGAAGTTCTTAAGGATTTTGTAAAATGA
- a CDS encoding urate hydroxylase PuuD, whose translation MPEVSYSGWEIFFRWVHFIAGITWIGLLYFFNLVNTPYTKLTKPEERPAHIPKLMPIALAWFRYAALVTVIVGLIIIYMKYWSAGDIVSSDSAKTILIGGILGIIMMINVWVFIWPNQKRIIEASLKGEKPDPAWGKRALLFSRINFTLSYPMLLFMGAASHYPMGWGMIIITGIITALIGLGIVLYVQR comes from the coding sequence ATGCCGGAAGTTTCATATTCGGGTTGGGAGATATTTTTTAGGTGGGTCCACTTTATTGCCGGTATAACCTGGATAGGGCTTTTATACTTTTTTAACTTGGTGAATACGCCATATACCAAGCTAACCAAGCCTGAAGAAAGACCAGCTCATATCCCTAAGCTTATGCCCATAGCTTTGGCGTGGTTCAGATATGCAGCTTTGGTGACTGTTATAGTGGGCCTGATCATTATCTATATGAAGTACTGGTCTGCCGGTGATATAGTAAGCTCCGATTCTGCAAAGACTATACTGATTGGGGGTATACTGGGTATAATTATGATGATCAATGTCTGGGTCTTTATATGGCCAAATCAGAAGAGGATTATTGAGGCAAGCCTCAAAGGAGAGAAGCCTGACCCTGCTTGGGGGAAGAGAGCTTTACTCTTCTCAAGGATAAACTTTACGCTTTCTTATCCCATGCTTCTCTTTATGGGAGCAGCCTCTCACTATCCTATGGGCTGGGGCATGATCATAATAACCGGTATAATAACCGCTCTTATAGGTTTGGGTATAGTTCTGTATGTTCAGCGTTAA
- a CDS encoding copper chaperone PCu(A)C → MRKLLLAVGLSGIALAAPKIEVKDAWVREVPPVSSMSAAYMVIENKGDQADKLVGASTNIAKVVELHETVGGKMRRIKALEIPPGKSVELKPGGYHLMLINLTEKPKEGQKVEITLKFEKSGDVKVQANVKKAEGGMHMHEGH, encoded by the coding sequence ATGAGAAAGCTTCTCCTTGCAGTTGGTCTTTCTGGTATAGCACTTGCCGCACCCAAGATAGAAGTCAAAGACGCATGGGTAAGGGAAGTTCCACCGGTATCAAGTATGAGCGCTGCTTACATGGTGATTGAAAACAAAGGAGATCAGGCTGACAAGCTGGTAGGAGCATCTACCAATATAGCTAAGGTGGTGGAGCTTCACGAAACAGTTGGGGGAAAGATGAGAAGGATAAAAGCTCTTGAGATACCCCCTGGTAAGAGCGTAGAACTAAAGCCCGGCGGTTATCACCTTATGCTTATAAACCTCACAGAAAAACCCAAGGAGGGACAAAAGGTGGAAATAACCTTAAAGTTTGAAAAGTCAGGAGATGTTAAAGTTCAAGCTAATGTGAAAAAGGCAGAAGGTGGTATGCATATGCACGAAGGACATTAA
- a CDS encoding KH domain-containing protein, with protein MSQLRDIVEITAKSLVDNPDHVNVVEIEGEKTVVIELRVDQRDLGKVIGKQGRIARSLRTILSAMGRKINKRVVLEILE; from the coding sequence ATGAGCCAGCTGAGAGATATCGTTGAGATAACTGCCAAATCCTTAGTGGACAACCCGGACCATGTCAATGTGGTGGAGATTGAGGGGGAGAAGACGGTGGTTATTGAGCTGAGAGTTGACCAAAGGGATCTGGGCAAAGTTATAGGTAAGCAGGGCAGAATAGCCAGATCTTTAAGAACCATCCTTTCAGCAATGGGTAGAAAGATTAACAAGAGGGTTGTACTTGAAATACTGGAATAA
- the rpsP gene encoding 30S ribosomal protein S16, giving the protein MALRIRLARFGRSHHPIYRIVVMDAKSPREGKYVDILGTYDPIRKDLQVKEEKVKDWLSKGAEITDRAKSLLRSAKIL; this is encoded by the coding sequence ATGGCGCTAAGGATAAGGCTTGCAAGATTTGGAAGGTCTCATCACCCCATATACAGGATAGTGGTTATGGATGCCAAAAGTCCAAGAGAAGGCAAATATGTAGATATACTGGGAACTTACGACCCTATAAGAAAGGACCTTCAGGTAAAAGAGGAAAAGGTAAAAGATTGGCTGTCCAAGGGCGCGGAGATAACCGACCGCGCCAAAAGTCTTCTCAGAAGCGCAAAAATACTCTAA
- a CDS encoding heavy metal translocating P-type ATPase, producing MRMSLQVDGMTCVNCARSIEMNLKRLKGVKSVEVSFELGRVYVEFDEDLLSSEHIKDVIQTLGYRVSKDVEDKDRSFLILLLCVVLSLPFLPLMIFHTSWSVYLELVLASIIQVIGGYGFYKSAYKSVLSGVGNMDLLVSLGSTSAYIYSLLTMLGLLDGKPFFETSVFLITFVRIGKYLEERAKEKATRSLRELFGVQTSKVAVLKDGREEKKSVQEVFIGDVILLKTGELVPLDSTLIEGSLEVDESIITGESRPVLKTSGHEILSGSLVISGYGKARVKKTLGGSYVSLLIRLVEDALRQKPNIHRVADRVAHYFVQVVLVLSILVFALWYLKTGDLQKSFSFGLSVLIISCPCAFGIAVPLALTVGLLRAYKRGLLIKNPSVLERIKDINVLLLDKTGTLTEGKPKVKEAVFYQDALNLAFSVACTSNHPHAKAIKEYCQSLGAKAIDLPNCKELPGKGIFCGDYFLGNPREVDIYRENTTTILTRGHQILAEFHLEESLKEGVQEVLNYLRSRKVKPVMITGDSQERAERVAQALGIDEFYARVKPEEKLLILEAYQKKGYKVGMVGDGINDAPAMAKADVSFAIGSGTDIAKRVGDVVLVSGIESLRWMFDIADRVNMRIRENLFWAFLYNMLGIPIAAGVLSPYGIVLKPEMAGFMMALSSLSVVINSVRK from the coding sequence ATGAGAATGTCTCTCCAAGTGGATGGCATGACCTGTGTGAACTGTGCAAGGTCCATAGAAATGAATCTCAAAAGGTTAAAAGGTGTAAAAAGCGTAGAAGTTTCCTTTGAGTTGGGAAGGGTCTATGTGGAGTTTGATGAGGATCTTCTTTCATCGGAACACATAAAAGATGTTATACAGACCCTCGGTTATAGAGTCTCAAAGGATGTTGAGGATAAAGACAGAAGCTTTTTAATACTTCTTCTTTGTGTAGTCCTCAGTCTACCCTTTCTGCCTTTGATGATTTTCCACACAAGCTGGAGCGTTTATTTAGAGCTGGTGCTTGCCTCAATAATTCAAGTAATAGGTGGGTACGGCTTTTACAAATCCGCATATAAATCCGTGCTTTCCGGCGTAGGGAACATGGACCTTCTTGTCTCTCTGGGAAGCACCTCTGCGTATATTTACAGTCTCCTCACCATGTTGGGCTTGCTGGATGGAAAACCTTTCTTTGAAACTTCTGTCTTCCTCATAACTTTCGTAAGGATTGGTAAGTATTTAGAAGAGAGAGCCAAGGAAAAAGCCACCAGATCTCTGAGGGAGCTTTTTGGAGTGCAAACTAGCAAGGTTGCTGTATTAAAAGATGGAAGGGAGGAAAAAAAGTCGGTTCAGGAAGTGTTTATAGGTGATGTGATACTGTTAAAAACTGGAGAACTTGTACCTCTTGACTCTACCTTAATAGAGGGTAGTTTGGAAGTTGACGAATCTATTATCACAGGTGAGAGCAGACCTGTGTTGAAAACTTCCGGCCATGAGATCCTCTCGGGAAGTCTTGTAATAAGCGGATACGGTAAGGCAAGGGTAAAGAAAACCTTAGGAGGCAGTTATGTATCCTTGCTTATAAGACTTGTTGAAGATGCTCTAAGACAAAAACCAAACATACACAGAGTAGCGGACAGAGTTGCCCACTACTTTGTTCAGGTGGTGCTGGTGCTGTCCATCCTTGTGTTTGCACTGTGGTATTTAAAGACGGGAGACCTTCAAAAGAGTTTTAGCTTCGGTCTTTCCGTGCTTATAATTTCTTGCCCCTGTGCCTTTGGAATAGCAGTCCCATTAGCCCTGACGGTGGGGCTTCTGAGAGCCTACAAAAGAGGACTACTCATCAAGAATCCCTCCGTCCTTGAGAGAATAAAAGATATAAATGTCCTCCTGCTTGACAAAACGGGAACGCTTACGGAAGGAAAACCCAAAGTGAAAGAGGCTGTGTTTTACCAAGATGCTCTAAACTTAGCCTTCTCGGTGGCTTGCACCTCCAACCATCCCCACGCAAAAGCCATAAAAGAATACTGCCAAAGCTTGGGAGCTAAAGCTATAGACCTTCCCAATTGCAAAGAGCTACCCGGAAAAGGAATTTTCTGCGGTGATTACTTTCTCGGAAACCCTCGGGAGGTGGACATATACCGGGAGAATACCACAACCATACTAACAAGAGGCCATCAGATATTGGCAGAATTTCATCTTGAAGAGAGCTTGAAAGAAGGAGTCCAAGAAGTGCTAAACTACTTAAGAAGTAGAAAAGTGAAGCCGGTTATGATCACAGGAGACAGTCAAGAAAGGGCTGAAAGAGTAGCACAGGCACTTGGTATAGATGAATTTTACGCAAGAGTGAAACCAGAAGAAAAACTGCTTATACTTGAGGCATATCAGAAAAAGGGCTATAAGGTAGGGATGGTAGGTGATGGCATAAACGATGCACCTGCTATGGCAAAGGCTGATGTGTCCTTTGCCATAGGCTCAGGTACGGACATAGCCAAAAGAGTTGGTGATGTTGTGCTGGTCTCAGGCATAGAGAGCCTCAGGTGGATGTTTGATATTGCGGATAGGGTAAACATGCGTATAAGAGAAAACCTCTTCTGGGCTTTTCTTTACAACATGTTGGGTATACCCATAGCTGCAGGGGTGCTTTCCCCTTATGGTATTGTTCTCAAACCCGAGATGGCAGGGTTTATGATGGCTCTCTCCTCCTTGAGTGTAGTCATAAACTCAGTCAGGAAGTAA
- the trpA gene encoding tryptophan synthase subunit alpha encodes MGRERLQRKLETLKDSGEKALVCYLMAGYPDYETSLQAFRVVLKSGADILEIGYPFSDPVADGPTIQMAHEEALRIGIKLKDVLRISSTLREEFPEVPFILMTYYNPVFKVGLERFCSLAQESDIDGLIVPDLPAEESADLKKYTQKYGLSLILLASPTSSEKRLRLICEHTDDLTYLVSITGTTGEREELPLEGLKRNINTYRGICQKPVVIGFGISKGEQARAIGDLSDGVVVGSALVKLAGERKLEELSKKVRELKSSLKFCPKV; translated from the coding sequence ATGGGAAGAGAGAGACTACAGAGAAAGTTAGAAACTTTAAAAGATAGCGGAGAGAAAGCCCTTGTGTGTTATCTTATGGCGGGTTATCCTGATTACGAAACATCCCTTCAGGCCTTTAGAGTTGTGTTAAAGAGTGGTGCAGATATTTTGGAGATAGGCTATCCCTTCTCAGACCCTGTAGCGGATGGACCAACTATACAGATGGCTCACGAGGAAGCATTGAGAATAGGGATAAAACTGAAGGATGTTCTGCGCATAAGCTCTACCCTGAGAGAGGAGTTTCCAGAAGTACCCTTTATACTCATGACCTATTACAATCCTGTATTCAAGGTAGGTCTTGAGAGGTTTTGCTCTCTGGCGCAAGAGAGTGATATTGACGGACTGATAGTACCCGACTTACCAGCCGAAGAGTCTGCAGATTTAAAAAAGTACACTCAAAAGTATGGACTCTCCCTTATTCTTCTTGCATCACCCACCAGCTCCGAAAAGAGGCTAAGGCTCATATGTGAGCATACGGATGACCTTACTTACCTGGTATCCATCACTGGGACCACGGGCGAGAGAGAGGAGCTACCCTTAGAAGGGCTAAAAAGAAATATAAACACATATAGAGGAATTTGCCAAAAACCTGTTGTAATAGGCTTTGGCATCTCAAAGGGGGAGCAGGCAAGAGCTATAGGCGACCTTTCCGATGGGGTTGTGGTGGGAAGCGCATTGGTAAAGTTGGCTGGTGAGAGAAAACTTGAGGAGCTCTCTAAGAAAGTACGAGAGTTAAAATCATCGTTAAAGTTTTGTCCAAAAGTGTAG
- a CDS encoding OsmC family protein gives MEEKHVSLTLSEEEDTYIALTSSGEIKVGEGGYRPMELLLVALAGCSGVDVSSILRKKRQKVKAIKIDVVGKRREEFPRIYESIKLTYTVVGENISKKAVESAVKLSIEKYCSVYAMLSKSTKIDVEIQVWEERDYRES, from the coding sequence ATGGAAGAAAAGCATGTAAGTCTTACCCTTTCTGAGGAAGAGGACACCTACATAGCTTTAACATCCTCAGGTGAGATAAAAGTGGGTGAGGGGGGGTACAGACCTATGGAGCTTCTTCTTGTTGCTCTCGCAGGTTGCTCCGGCGTTGATGTGTCCAGCATCCTCAGAAAGAAAAGGCAGAAGGTAAAAGCTATAAAGATAGATGTTGTGGGGAAAAGGAGAGAGGAGTTTCCAAGAATTTACGAAAGCATAAAGCTAACCTACACTGTTGTGGGAGAGAATATAAGTAAAAAAGCTGTGGAGTCTGCTGTGAAGCTGTCCATAGAAAAATACTGTAGTGTCTATGCGATGCTCAGTAAATCCACCAAAATAGATGTGGAGATACAAGTATGGGAAGAGAGAGACTACAGAGAAAGTTAG
- the accB gene encoding acetyl-CoA carboxylase biotin carboxyl carrier protein produces MDKDFIKEIINLVKGSDIKTVSIEAEGLKIHIETYQREPLPKGEVYKELKHMEILPPSQEVAEEKHLHVIKSPLVGTFYRSPSPGAPPFVEVGDIVSSGQVLCIIEALKVMNEIESDVRGRVVKILVENGETVEYGQPLFLIDTSV; encoded by the coding sequence ATGGACAAAGACTTTATAAAGGAGATCATAAACTTGGTAAAAGGGAGCGACATAAAGACTGTAAGTATAGAAGCGGAGGGGCTCAAAATCCACATAGAAACCTACCAAAGGGAACCCCTGCCTAAGGGGGAAGTTTACAAAGAGCTCAAGCATATGGAGATACTGCCTCCTTCCCAAGAGGTTGCAGAAGAGAAGCATTTGCATGTGATAAAAAGCCCATTAGTAGGCACCTTTTACAGATCTCCTTCACCGGGTGCCCCACCCTTTGTGGAAGTTGGCGACATAGTATCTTCTGGTCAGGTGCTTTGCATAATAGAAGCTCTCAAAGTTATGAACGAGATAGAAAGCGATGTAAGAGGCAGAGTGGTAAAGATACTTGTTGAAAACGGAGAGACGGTGGAGTATGGCCAGCCCCTATTTTTGATAGATACGAGCGTTTAG
- the efp gene encoding elongation factor P, with protein MAVRIDINSIQRDMFIEHAGQPYRVLDYEHVKPGKGQAFVRVKAKNMQTGNVIEITYKSSDTIELADFEQVFAEYSYNDGSNYYFISQQTYEMIPVPAENIAEEIKFLKEGMTVVVFLYKGQPIGIELPKHVELKVIETDPAFKGDTAAGGSKPAKLETGAVVQVPFFVNEGDIIKVDTRKGIYIERVK; from the coding sequence ATGGCAGTGAGAATAGACATAAACAGCATCCAGAGAGATATGTTCATTGAGCATGCAGGACAGCCATACAGAGTGCTTGATTATGAACATGTAAAGCCGGGTAAGGGACAAGCTTTTGTAAGGGTCAAAGCCAAAAACATGCAAACGGGCAATGTGATTGAAATTACCTACAAATCATCGGACACTATTGAGCTAGCGGACTTTGAACAGGTCTTTGCAGAGTACTCTTATAACGATGGTAGCAATTACTACTTTATAAGCCAGCAAACCTACGAAATGATACCCGTTCCTGCAGAGAACATAGCGGAGGAAATAAAGTTTTTAAAAGAGGGCATGACGGTTGTAGTATTCCTTTACAAAGGTCAGCCTATAGGTATAGAGCTTCCCAAGCATGTAGAACTCAAAGTTATTGAGACAGATCCAGCTTTTAAGGGAGATACCGCAGCTGGTGGTTCAAAACCTGCCAAGCTGGAGACTGGCGCGGTGGTTCAGGTACCCTTCTTTGTGAACGAGGGAGACATTATAAAGGTTGATACAAGAAAGGGTATCTATATTGAGAGAGTGAAGTGA
- a CDS encoding SAM hydrolase/SAM-dependent halogenase family protein — MSILTAIGSILTYMQAVIALITDFGTKDGFVGAMKGVMLSINPQLQIVDITHHVEPFNVFEGALLLKAHYKYFPKGTIFVCVVDPGVGSSRKPLAVRCGSYTFVGPHNGIFDLALREMGGDVLAYQIENYTLKRVNETFHGRDIFAPVAAHLSLGLPIEEVGKRITYTFLLQWEEPVVCGNQVRGKIVYFDRFGNCITNVPCGAYTEAEFRGKKVRIVSHFLEQKENEPAFLCGSFGLMELFLPMDSAKDRLKIRLGEEVVLLTKS, encoded by the coding sequence ATGTCTATTCTCACTGCCATAGGCAGTATTTTAACATATATGCAGGCTGTTATAGCTTTAATTACGGACTTTGGCACTAAGGACGGTTTTGTGGGTGCTATGAAGGGTGTAATGCTCTCAATAAATCCCCAGCTTCAGATAGTTGATATTACTCACCATGTTGAGCCTTTTAATGTGTTTGAGGGTGCACTTCTTCTAAAGGCTCACTACAAGTACTTCCCAAAAGGAACGATTTTTGTGTGCGTTGTAGACCCCGGAGTAGGCTCAAGCAGGAAGCCTCTTGCAGTAAGGTGTGGTAGCTACACTTTTGTTGGTCCTCACAACGGCATATTTGACCTGGCTCTAAGAGAAATGGGCGGTGATGTACTGGCTTACCAGATAGAAAACTACACACTAAAGAGAGTTAACGAAACCTTTCACGGAAGAGACATATTTGCACCTGTTGCCGCTCACCTGAGCTTAGGCCTTCCCATAGAAGAGGTGGGAAAGAGGATAACATACACTTTTTTACTCCAATGGGAAGAGCCTGTAGTCTGTGGAAACCAAGTTAGAGGAAAGATAGTGTACTTTGACAGATTTGGCAACTGCATCACCAATGTCCCCTGCGGTGCTTACACAGAAGCTGAGTTCAGAGGAAAGAAGGTGCGCATTGTGTCTCACTTCTTGGAGCAAAAAGAAAACGAGCCAGCCTTCCTGTGTGGAAGTTTTGGCCTTATGGAGCTTTTTTTACCCATGGATAGTGCCAAAGACAGGCTGAAGATAAGGCTGGGAGAGGAGGTGGTCCTCTTAACCAAATCTTAA